In the Armatimonadota bacterium genome, GATGGCGATGGACTGGCCCTCCCGGATGCTGGACCGCACGGCGTCGACGGCCTCGCCGATCACCACGTTGTCGATGGCCTTGGCCACGACCTCCAGCGACTGCATGATGGGCACGCCGCTGGCGATGAGCGTACCCAGGGTGCGGGTGAACCGGGCGATGACGATCTTGCGGTTCAGCTCGCCCAGCACCGGGGCCCGCAGCTTCAGGCGGTCGTAGCGGGCGCGGCCCGCGGGGGTCTTCAGGTAGCGGCGCAGCACCCAGACGACCGCCCCCAGCCCGCCGAGGAACACGTACCAGAACCGCCGGAGCACGTAGCTGACGCCCATGGCGATCTGGGTGGGCAGGGGCAGGTCGCCCGAGCCGCCCAGCTCGCGGAAGAGCGTCTCGAACTGGGGGAGGATCACAATGGTCATGAAGAAGAGGCCGCCCAGGGCGGCCACGGTCAGCAACGCGGGGTAGACCATGGCCGAGCGGATCTTGCTGCGCAGGGCCTGCTCCTTCTCGAGGTAGGCGGCCAAGCGTTCGAGGACCTCGTCGAGCACGCCGCCGGTCTCCCCGGCCTTCACCATGTTGACGTAGAGCGAGCTGAACGCCTGGGGGTGGCGGCCCAGGGCGTCCGACAGCGGGCGCCCGGCCTCCACGTCCTGGCGCACCTGGGTGATGATCTGCCGCAGGCGTTTGTTGGAAGTCTGCTGCTCGAGGATGGACAGGGTGCGGACCAGCGAGAGGCCCGCGTTCACCATGGTGGCGAACTGACGCGAGAAGACGGCCAGATCCTTGAGCCCGATGCCGAACAGGCTCTGCAGCGACTCCAGCAGGTCGCGCCGCTCGACGGTGCGCTCGAGGCTCGTGATGAAGAAGCCCATGTCGCGCAGGCGGTCGATGACCACCGCGTCGTTGTCGGCCTCGATGACCCCGGTGATCAGGCGCCCGGTACTGTCCTTGGCGCTGTAGCGGAAGACCGCCATGCCCCTACCTCCGCGTGGGCCGGGCGATGGGCTCGACCTCGCCGCCGGCCTCGCGAATCATCTTGCGCAGCTCCTCGGGGTGGATCGCCCGGGCCAGCGCGTCCTCGAGCGAGATCATCTTGTTCAGGTACAGGTCGCGCAGCGACTGGTCCATGGTCTGCATGCCGTACTGCGAGCCGGTCTGGATCGCCGTCTCGATCTGGTGGGTCTTGGCCTCCCGGATGAGGTTGCGGATCGCCGGCGTGGCGATCATGACCTCGACGGCGGGCACGCGCCCGATCTCCTCGAGGCTGGGCCAGGTCTGGGCGACGGCGCTGCCCAGTCGGGAGCGCAGCGTCGGCCGCCCCTCGCCGTCGCCGTCGGCGCGGCCACGGTAGCGCAGGTTGGGCAGCAGCTGCTGGCTGATGACGGCCTCGAGGACCATCGAGAGCTGGATGCGGATCTGCTGCTGCTGGTAGGGCGGGAAGACGTCGATGATGCGGTCGATGGACTGCGCCGCGTTGGCGGTGTGCAGGGTGGCGAACACCAGGTGCCCGGTCTCGGCGATGGTGAGGGCGGCGCTGATGGTCTCCAGGTCGCGCATCTCGCCGATCAACACCACGTTGGGGTCTTCCCGCAGGACCGCCCGCAGGGCATTGGGGAACGACTGGGTGTCGAAGCCCAGCTCGCGCTGGTTGACGATGCTCTTCTTGTGCTGGTGGAGGTACTCGATGGGGTCCTCGACGGTGACGATGTGCGCCGAGCGCTCGTTGTTGATGAAGTTGATCATGGAGGCCAGGGTCGTGGACTTCCCGTGCCCAGTGGGCCCGGTCACCAGCACGAGCCCGCGGGGCTTGCGGCACAGCTCCTTGAGGATCGGCGGCAGGTTCAGGGCCTCGATGGTGGGGATGACCATGGGGATGACCCGGATGGCGATGCCCACGGCTCCCCGCTGCCGGTAGATGTTCACGCGGAACCGGCCCAGTCCCGGCACGCCGTAGGACAGGTCCAGCTCCCAGAACTTCTCGAACTTCTGCTTCTGGAAGGTGTTGAGCATGCTGTAGCCGAGCTGGAACGTGTCCTCGGGCGTGAGGACCTCGTACTGCTCCATGGGCACCAGGCGCCCCCAGACCCGCATCGTGGGCTTGATGCCCGAGGTGAGGTGCAGGTCGGAGGCCTGGGCCGCCACGACCTCGCGCAGCAGATCGTCGATGTGCATACTCGCCTCCCTCGACCGTCCCGGGGTCGCTACTCGACGAACACGACCCGGAGCATCTCTTCCAGGGACGTGGCGCCCGCCAGGACTTTGGCCACCCCGTCCTGCTGGAGCGTGCGCATGCCGTTGGCCACCGCCTGCCGCTTGAGGACGTCGGCCGGGGCCTGCTTGACCACCAGCGCCCGCAGCGCGTCGTCCATCACCATGATCTCGAACAGCCCCACCCGGCCCCGGTAGCCCAGGTGGTTGCACAGCTCGCAGCCGCGGGCGGTGTAGATCACAGGCGGCGGGGCTCCCGGGGCGGCCAGCCCGTAGCGCGCCACGACTTCCGGTGGTGGGGTCCGGGGCTCGCGGCAGTGCGGACACAGCACGCGCACCAGGCGCTGCGCCACTACCCCGATCACCGACGACGCCGCCAGGAAGGGCTCGATGCCCATGTCCACCAGCCGCACGACGGCCCCGGGCGCGTCGTTGGTGTGCAGCGTCGAGAGCACCAGGTGGCCGGTGAGCGCGGCGTGGATGGCGATGCGCGCGGTCTCCTCGTCGCGGATCTCGCCCACCATGATGATGTCGGGGTCCTGCCGCAGGAACGCCCGCAGGCCCGTGGCAAAGGTGAGGCCGGCCTTGGGGTTGATCTGCACCTGGCTGATGCCGCTGAGCTGGTACTCTACCGGGTCCTCGATGGTGATGATGTTGACCTCGGGCCTGTTCAGGCGGTTCAGCGCCGCGTAGAGGGTCGTGGTCTTGCCGCTGCCGGTCGGCCCCGTGACGAGGATGATGCCGTAGGGCTTGGCGATCAGGTTCTCGAAGCGCGGCAGGTCCTCGGGCAGCAGCCCGAGCTTGTCGATGCTCACCAGGGCCGCCCGCTTGTCGAGGATGCGCATGACCACCTTCTCGCCGAACACCGTGGGGATCGTCGAGACGCGCAGGTCGATCTCGCGGTTGTCGACGCGCAGCTCGATGCGCCCGTCCTGGGGGACCCGGCGCTCGGCGATGTTCATCGCCGCCATGATCTTGATCCGGCTCACCGTGGCCGCCTGCACGTGCTTGGGTGCGGTCATGACGTTGTAGAGCGTGCCATCGATGCGGTAGCGGATGCGCAGGTGGTTCTCCTGGGGCTCGACGTGGATGTCGCTGGCACCCTGCCGTACCGCCTGTACGAGCATCAGGTTCACCAGGCGCACGATGGGCGCGTCGTCGACGATCTCCCGCAGCCGGTCGACCCCGGGCTCCTCCTCGCCCACGTCGGCCGGACGGATCTCCTGGATCACCTGGTCGATCGAGGTGCCCAGCGCCGGGTACTGGTTGACGGCGTAGTCGAAGCCCTCCTGGGTGACGACCGCCGGGATGACCTCGCGGTTCACCCGCCGCCGGATGTCGTCGAGGGCCAGGACGTCCAGGGGATCGACCATACCCAGAACCAGCGTGTCGCCCTGCAGGCGCACGGGCACCACCTGGTAGAGCCGAATGAGCTCCTCCGGCAGCAGCGTGAGCACGTCCTCGGGAATCGCGGTGGCCTTGAGGTTCACGTACTCGAGCCCGAGCTGGCTCGCCATGGCCCGGGCGATGGCTTCCGGGGTGGCCATCCCCTGGGCGACCAGCACCCGCCCCAGGCGCTCGCCGGTGCGCTGCTGGATCTGCAGTGCCTGCTCCAGCTGCGCCGGGGTGAGCAAGCCGGCTTCGACCAGCAGCTCGCCGAGCTTGACGCGGCGGCGCGCGGTGATGCTCCTAGAGGGTTTCATGGCGCTCCATCATCATCACGACGTGGGCCTTGTTGACCAGCACGACCTCGGTCTCGTAGAGCAACCGGCCGTCCAGCGAGAAGAGCCGGGCGGACGTGATGGGCAGGAAGTCCTTGGCCGCATTGAGCCGGTCGGACAGGCGCGCCGTCGAGGGGAGGTGCAGGTCGCCCTCGATGCGGTGGAAGGGGGTGAACACCACCACCTGCTCGCGATCGAGCTGCACCTTCATCGGCTGCTCCCCCGACGTTCGGCGCCCGCCTCGACGGGCCCGACGGGCGCCACCGCCCTACCGGCCGCGGGTCCCCCGCCCTGCTCGACCAGCCGCTGGATCCCCTTCAGACTAATGCCCCGATCCACCAGAGCCTTGACCCAGCGGATGCGCTCCACGTCCTCCTCGCTGTAGAGCCGGTGGCCCCCGGGGGTGCGCGCCGGGGAGAGCAGGTTGTACTGGTCCTCCCACGCGCGGATCCGGCGCGGGTTGACACCCGTCAGGTGCGCCACCGTGCGGATCGGGTAGATGGGGACGTGCCTGTCGACGATCATCGGGGCCTCCCTCCACTGCCGCCCGTGCGCTGCGCGGCGGCGGGTTCGCGGGGCGGGCCGTAGCCCAGGTCGCGCAGGTACGTGTAGATCTCCTGCAGCTTCGCGAACCCGTGGTAGTCGGGACGGTACTCGTCCTCGAGCTTGTAGTCCAGCTCGATGAACTTGTTGAGCGTCACGAAGAACGCGAACTGCACCGTGTTCGACTCGGCCTCGGGGGCGTCGCGGTTCTTGTCGACGAACAGGTTCACGATGTCGACCCGCGGCATCAACCCCGGGTCGAACCCCTCGGCTTTGGCCCGGGCCTCGATGAGCTGGTGCAGGTCGGCCGTGGCCTTCCAGTCCTTGGCCAGCACCATGGCCACGTCGAGGTCGTACTCCAGGTCGCCGCTGCCCATGGCATGGTGCATCGTCGGCCGGTTGAACGGGTTGAAGACGTCGGTGTCCTCGGCGGGGCGTTCGTCTAACTTGCACCCGTCCTTGTCCAGCGGCGAGATGGCGAACACCGGGCAGTTCAGCTCCAGGCTGAGCTCGGCCAGCTCGGTGGAGATGCGGTCGGTGCGGGCCTTCCAGTCCTCCAGGTGCTCGGTGAGGGGGATCTTCTGCAGGTAGTCGAAGAACAGCACCACCTCGTTGGTCTGGAACTCCTGCATCAGGTTGTGGGCGTGAGCGCGGATGCGGTCGAGGGTGTCCTTCCGCCCCGCCTCGACCAGGTGCAGGTAGGGCGCGTACCGCGCCACGGCGGCTTTGGCCAGCTGCACCCGCGGGCCCACCGGCCCCAGGGCGTCGGCGCCCGCCAGGATCGAGGCAGGGTTGATGCCGACCTCCTTGGCGATGAGCCGCGCGGCCAGCACGCGCCGCGTCTGCTCCCACGAGTAGTAGAGGACCGGGATCTTGTGGTTGGCCGCCACGTGGCAGGCGAGCTCCAGGGCCAGGTTGGTCTTGCCCCGTCGGGGCGCGCCGGCCAGCCCGTAGTAGAAGCCACGCCGCAGCCCCGAGAGCAGGGCGTTCAACCGGTCGAACGGGCTCACCGAGTAGCCCAGCTGCCCGTTGTGCTCCGGGCGGGGCCCGGTCTCGTGCAACAGCGGCGCAAACGCCTCGGCGATCGGCTGCACCTGCCGCCGGACGCGGCGGCGCTGGATCTCCAGCAGCCGGTGGATCGCCTCGGCGGTCACCTGCATGATGTCGGCCTGCTGGCCGTCAGGACGAAAGAGGTGGGCGCCCAGCAGCTCGTGGACCTGCACCAGCAGGTGGCGGCTCTCACGGGCCTTGAGCACCTCGATCTGCGCCACAACCTCGCCGGCCGTGGCGGGCGCCGCCTGGAGCACCGTGGCCACGTAGCGCTCCATCTCGGCGGTCAGCAGCCCGCGGTCGACCAGGCGGGCCCGCAGCCCGGACTCGTCCACCACCGCCGAGGGCACCGCGTGCAGCTCCAGCAATGCCTTCGCTACGCGCCGCGCCAGCGGCGAGGTCAGCAGGTCGGGGTGGAACCCCTCGGTGACCGCCAGGGCGATCACGTGCCGGTCGCGCAAGAAAGCGCTCAGCAGGCGCACCTCGGACTCATAGAGGTCCACGTGTCGGTCTACCTCCCGTTCACCCGGCCGGCCCGGCCACTTCGCGTACCCGGGTCGCGGCCACACATGGCCGCTCTCCTTCGCCACGCGACGCGGAACTTCCCGCAATCCTCCATGCACGTGCGGCTACCGTGGGAACTTCCCTGCCAGATTGCGCCCCCAAACTTCGGGCCGGCCAGACGAGGATATGCCCAGAAGGACAGGGTGCTAGTCGCCGCGCATCTGGCCGGCAACGAGGGCTTTGGTAGGACGCGCACGTCTTCGAAGCGGCCGCAGTTGGGCATATCCTTTCGAGATGACCCCTCCCGATCGGTCGAGCGGCGAAGCCGCCCTGCGCACGCTGAAGGAAGCGGTGGGGTTGCCCCGCGACAGCTCGACCCTTGAGCGGGCCTTCCTCTACGCCGACGCGCGTCAGGCCGCGCGGCTGGGGCGCTGGGCGGAGGCCCGCGACCTGCTGACGCGGCTGCTCGACCTGGATCCCGACGAGCCCTGGATCTACTGGGACCTGGCGGCGGCCCACAAGGGGCTCAACGCACGCCACGAGGCGGCGCAGGCGTACCTGACGGCGGCCGACAAGCACCTCGCCCGGGGCGAGACCGACCAGGTGCTGCTGGCCTACCAGCAGGCTGCTGCCGTGGCGCCCAACGACCCGCAGATCCAGGCGAAGCTCGGCGAGCCAGCAGCCGCAGCGCCCACCGCGGAGCCCCTGCCCGCGGGGGGCGCGCCTGGCGATGGTGCGGCCGCGCCACCTTCGTCCGAGACCGGGGTACCCGCTGCGCCCACCGTGCCCGAGACGTCCCGGCACGGCGCGGCGCGCGGTGAGCGCGCGCCGCGCCGTGGCCGCCAGCGGGAGACCCTGGGGCAGGCGCTGGTCCACCTCGGCGTCATCACACGCGACCAGCTGGCCGAGGCGCTGGAGATCCAGGCGCGGACCGGCGAGCGGTTGGCCCAGATCCTGCGCGACATGGGTGTGGCCACCGACGCCGACATCGCCCGCGGCCTGGCCCACCAGTGGGGCTACCCCTACGTCGTGCTGGGCGACAGGCCCCTGGAGGCCGCGGTGGTGAAGTTGATCCCGCACGCCCTGGCGGCCCGCCACAAGTGCATCGCGGTGGAGCGGCGCGGCAACCGGCTGGTGGTCGCCCTGGCCGACCCGCTGAACGTCATCGCCATCGACGACATCCGCCTCATCACCGGGATGGAGGTCGACCCGGCCGTCGCCACCGAGGAGGACATCGCGCAGGCCCTGGCCCGCAGCTACCAGATCACCGACACGCTGATCGAACGGGCCCTGCGCGAGTCGGTGCCCGACTACCAGGTGGAGACCGGCGAGGACGACCCGTCGGTGGAGCAGCTCCGCAGCCTGGTCGAGGAGGCGCCGGTCGTCAAGCTGGTGAACCTCGTCATCGACGAGGCGGTCAAGCAAGGCGCCAGCGACATCCACATCGAGCCCCACCGCGAGGGCATCTGGGTGCGGTTCCGCGTCGACGGGGTCCTGCGCGACGTCATGAACCCGCCCAAGAACCTCAAGGCGGCGCTGGTCTCGCGTGTGAAGATCATGGCCGACATGGACATCTCCGAACGCCGGCGCCCCCAGGACGGCCGCATCCACCTGGTCACCGACGGGCGCAGCATCGACCTGCGGGTCTCGACGCTGCCCACGATGTTCGGCGAGAAGGTCGTGATGCGCATCCTCGATCAGTCGCAGGCCATGATCGGGCTGAGCCGGCTGGGCTTCCACAGCGACACCCTGCGGCAGTGGGAGAGCGCCATCAGCAAGCCCCACGGCATGATCCTGGTCACCGGGCCGACCGGGAGCGGGAAGACCACCACGCTCTACGCCACCCTGAGCAAGCTCAACACGCCCGACAAGAACATCGTGACCGTGGAAGATCCCGTCGAGTACCAGCTGTCCCGCATCAACCAGGTGCAGGTGAACCCCAAGGCCGGGTTGACCTTCGCCAACGGCCTGCGCAGCATTCTCCGGCAGGACCCCGACATCGTCATGGTCGGCGAGATCCGCGACCGCGAGACCGCCGAGATCGGAGTCCAGGCCGCCCTCACCGGGCACCTGGTGCTCTCGACCCTGCACACCAACGACGCCGCGGGGGCGATCACCCGGCTGATCGACATGGGGGTGGAACCCTTCCTGATCAGCTCGTCGGTGATCGCGGTGCTGGCCCAGCGGCTGGCGCGCGCCATCTGCCCCCGCTGCAAAGTGGGCTACGCCCCCCCGCCCGACGCCCTGGGGCGCCTGGGCGCCGAGCGGATCGACACCGAGGTCGTTTTCTACCGTGGCCAGGGGTGCGACTACTGTCGGGGCACCGGCTACCGGGGCCGGATCGGCATCTTCGAGCTGCTGACGGTCACCGATTCCATCCGTGAGCTCGTCGTCAGGCGCGCACCCTCCACCGAGATCAAGGCCCAGGCGATCCGCGAGGGCATGCGCACCCTGCGCGACGACGGTCTGGAGAAGGTGCTGGCCGGCGTCTCCACCATCGACGAGATCCTGCGGGTCGTCTACGTCCAGGACTGATCGCAAGACTGATCGCCCTGCGGCACGCCCGGTGCGCTGACGGCATCGAGGTTCCCGGCGGCGGGAGCGTGCGGGACCGGGCGCCCCGCGGCATGCCCGACGCCTGCGCGGGCGTCCGCCCGGTCGACGGCGCGCGCAGGACGACGGGCGGTGCGGCTAGACCAGCGCGGCGGCCAGCTGGCTGTTGCGCCGCATCTCGAGCCGGATGCGTCCCAGGTTCGCCTGCTTGCCGCCCACGACGACCAGCATCGCGTCGGGGCCAGCCGGCCCGATGGCCACGGGGCCCTCGTCGAACTCCAGGAGCAGGTTCCGGATGGTGCCGCGGACCATCTCACGGCCCATGGAGTCGGCGGCGGCGATGTTGCTGGCCACGATGGCACCCACAGCCTCCAGGTCCACGCTCTCCTCGCTGGTCACGCCTTCGACCACGAACCCGTCCCGGCTGACCACGAGCGCCGCCAGCACCCCGTCGACCTTGGCCAGGTCGGCCAGCACGTCCTTGAGCTGCGACATTCCCATACCCTCCTTCGCAAACCTCCGGCAGACTGCGCTCCGGGGCGAGGTCAGTGCGTCGTGCGCTAGATCACCTCCGACGAGGCCATGCCCATCACACCCCGCAACTTGGCCAGCGCCGAGGCCAGCACGCGCGAGACGTGCTTCTGCGAGATGCCGATGCGCTTCGCGGCCTCGGTCTGGGTCAGGTCCGTGAAGAACAGGT is a window encoding:
- a CDS encoding type II secretion system F family protein, which codes for MAVFRYSAKDSTGRLITGVIEADNDAVVIDRLRDMGFFITSLERTVERRDLLESLQSLFGIGLKDLAVFSRQFATMVNAGLSLVRTLSILEQQTSNKRLRQIITQVRQDVEAGRPLSDALGRHPQAFSSLYVNMVKAGETGGVLDEVLERLAAYLEKEQALRSKIRSAMVYPALLTVAALGGLFFMTIVILPQFETLFRELGGSGDLPLPTQIAMGVSYVLRRFWYVFLGGLGAVVWVLRRYLKTPAGRARYDRLKLRAPVLGELNRKIVIARFTRTLGTLIASGVPIMQSLEVVAKAIDNVVIGEAVDAVRSSIREGQSIAIPLQFSGIFPPMVVQMTRVGEETGALEQMLQKVADFYDVEVEATVQSLTSLLEPILIIFMGVVVGAMVISLYLPIFNLATGGGVR
- a CDS encoding type IV pilus twitching motility protein PilT, with translation MHIDDLLREVVAAQASDLHLTSGIKPTMRVWGRLVPMEQYEVLTPEDTFQLGYSMLNTFQKQKFEKFWELDLSYGVPGLGRFRVNIYRQRGAVGIAIRVIPMVIPTIEALNLPPILKELCRKPRGLVLVTGPTGHGKSTTLASMINFINNERSAHIVTVEDPIEYLHQHKKSIVNQRELGFDTQSFPNALRAVLREDPNVVLIGEMRDLETISAALTIAETGHLVFATLHTANAAQSIDRIIDVFPPYQQQQIRIQLSMVLEAVISQQLLPNLRYRGRADGDGEGRPTLRSRLGSAVAQTWPSLEEIGRVPAVEVMIATPAIRNLIREAKTHQIETAIQTGSQYGMQTMDQSLRDLYLNKMISLEDALARAIHPEELRKMIREAGGEVEPIARPTRR
- the gspE gene encoding type II secretion system ATPase GspE; translated protein: MKPSRSITARRRVKLGELLVEAGLLTPAQLEQALQIQQRTGERLGRVLVAQGMATPEAIARAMASQLGLEYVNLKATAIPEDVLTLLPEELIRLYQVVPVRLQGDTLVLGMVDPLDVLALDDIRRRVNREVIPAVVTQEGFDYAVNQYPALGTSIDQVIQEIRPADVGEEEPGVDRLREIVDDAPIVRLVNLMLVQAVRQGASDIHVEPQENHLRIRYRIDGTLYNVMTAPKHVQAATVSRIKIMAAMNIAERRVPQDGRIELRVDNREIDLRVSTIPTVFGEKVVMRILDKRAALVSIDKLGLLPEDLPRFENLIAKPYGIILVTGPTGSGKTTTLYAALNRLNRPEVNIITIEDPVEYQLSGISQVQINPKAGLTFATGLRAFLRQDPDIIMVGEIRDEETARIAIHAALTGHLVLSTLHTNDAPGAVVRLVDMGIEPFLAASSVIGVVAQRLVRVLCPHCREPRTPPPEVVARYGLAAPGAPPPVIYTARGCELCNHLGYRGRVGLFEIMVMDDALRALVVKQAPADVLKRQAVANGMRTLQQDGVAKVLAGATSLEEMLRVVFVE
- a CDS encoding MerR family transcriptional regulator codes for the protein MIVDRHVPIYPIRTVAHLTGVNPRRIRAWEDQYNLLSPARTPGGHRLYSEEDVERIRWVKALVDRGISLKGIQRLVEQGGGPAAGRAVAPVGPVEAGAERRGSSR
- a CDS encoding DnaB-like helicase C-terminal domain-containing protein codes for the protein MDLYESEVRLLSAFLRDRHVIALAVTEGFHPDLLTSPLARRVAKALLELHAVPSAVVDESGLRARLVDRGLLTAEMERYVATVLQAAPATAGEVVAQIEVLKARESRHLLVQVHELLGAHLFRPDGQQADIMQVTAEAIHRLLEIQRRRVRRQVQPIAEAFAPLLHETGPRPEHNGQLGYSVSPFDRLNALLSGLRRGFYYGLAGAPRRGKTNLALELACHVAANHKIPVLYYSWEQTRRVLAARLIAKEVGINPASILAGADALGPVGPRVQLAKAAVARYAPYLHLVEAGRKDTLDRIRAHAHNLMQEFQTNEVVLFFDYLQKIPLTEHLEDWKARTDRISTELAELSLELNCPVFAISPLDKDGCKLDERPAEDTDVFNPFNRPTMHHAMGSGDLEYDLDVAMVLAKDWKATADLHQLIEARAKAEGFDPGLMPRVDIVNLFVDKNRDAPEAESNTVQFAFFVTLNKFIELDYKLEDEYRPDYHGFAKLQEIYTYLRDLGYGPPREPAAAQRTGGSGGRPR
- the gspE gene encoding type II secretion system ATPase GspE, with amino-acid sequence MTPPDRSSGEAALRTLKEAVGLPRDSSTLERAFLYADARQAARLGRWAEARDLLTRLLDLDPDEPWIYWDLAAAHKGLNARHEAAQAYLTAADKHLARGETDQVLLAYQQAAAVAPNDPQIQAKLGEPAAAAPTAEPLPAGGAPGDGAAAPPSSETGVPAAPTVPETSRHGAARGERAPRRGRQRETLGQALVHLGVITRDQLAEALEIQARTGERLAQILRDMGVATDADIARGLAHQWGYPYVVLGDRPLEAAVVKLIPHALAARHKCIAVERRGNRLVVALADPLNVIAIDDIRLITGMEVDPAVATEEDIAQALARSYQITDTLIERALRESVPDYQVETGEDDPSVEQLRSLVEEAPVVKLVNLVIDEAVKQGASDIHIEPHREGIWVRFRVDGVLRDVMNPPKNLKAALVSRVKIMADMDISERRRPQDGRIHLVTDGRSIDLRVSTLPTMFGEKVVMRILDQSQAMIGLSRLGFHSDTLRQWESAISKPHGMILVTGPTGSGKTTTLYATLSKLNTPDKNIVTVEDPVEYQLSRINQVQVNPKAGLTFANGLRSILRQDPDIVMVGEIRDRETAEIGVQAALTGHLVLSTLHTNDAAGAITRLIDMGVEPFLISSSVIAVLAQRLARAICPRCKVGYAPPPDALGRLGAERIDTEVVFYRGQGCDYCRGTGYRGRIGIFELLTVTDSIRELVVRRAPSTEIKAQAIREGMRTLRDDGLEKVLAGVSTIDEILRVVYVQD
- a CDS encoding roadblock/LC7 domain-containing protein, which translates into the protein MSQLKDVLADLAKVDGVLAALVVSRDGFVVEGVTSEESVDLEAVGAIVASNIAAADSMGREMVRGTIRNLLLEFDEGPVAIGPAGPDAMLVVVGGKQANLGRIRLEMRRNSQLAAALV